In the genome of Desulfovibrio desulfuricans, one region contains:
- a CDS encoding hybrid sensor histidine kinase/response regulator, with the protein MTANGAAKDASRNEDWSSEALAAANVGLWVIEIDRNTGDMSMLANPVTMRLLGASEEMTPAESFNFWVDRVDARSKQHLWAIHDEFLADKAMHEVRYLYNHPQWGLVPVRCGGRRISDEQDDVVRIVGYHQDMTELHEAHQSLREGLVRLSLACRLGWLGVFEIARLESGELDLTGNDVFYEQFGINPAASMAERLERMGSRIVAEDRPKWRKLCFPSLWTTGGQEHLELRVAHPRKGLRWYALAYEVVGVPGVLRITGYVSDVTETRQHERILREAKESAEAANAAKSIFLANMSHEIRTPMNGIMGMAHLVLNTPLNPQQRDYVEKIHSTCESLLDIINDLLDFSKIEANRLELENLPFQPGKELEAVMSLLRPKAGHKGRDFTLESFVDPNIPDFLSGDALRLRQILLNLGGNALKFSERGTVRLALDLQENTGERVRVVCTVSDEGIGMSTEELARAFTPFSQADTSITRRFGGTGLGLSLCRRLTALMGGRISVESEPGKGSVFRVELPFAVCSGHRDDKSAKDSASTDARSLHGLRVLVAEDGDINREIMEVLLDGMGIECVSAVNGREAVDMWAGRHAEIDIILMDVQMPVMDGYSATRAIRASGLPGADSVPIIAMTAYAMRGDAERSIQEGMNAHLTKPVNLADLTRTLNLFNPRPANGQDAAGDAAGDAAGDAAGDAAKGCRLSGDGRSGC; encoded by the coding sequence ATGACCGCAAACGGTGCAGCAAAAGACGCGTCTCGCAACGAGGACTGGAGCAGCGAAGCCTTGGCTGCGGCCAATGTGGGACTGTGGGTCATAGAAATTGACCGCAACACCGGGGACATGTCCATGCTTGCCAACCCGGTGACCATGCGGCTGCTGGGCGCGAGCGAAGAAATGACCCCCGCTGAAAGCTTCAATTTTTGGGTGGACAGGGTCGATGCCCGCTCGAAGCAGCACCTGTGGGCCATCCACGACGAATTTCTTGCCGACAAGGCCATGCATGAGGTGCGCTACCTCTATAATCATCCCCAGTGGGGGCTTGTGCCGGTGCGCTGCGGCGGGCGGCGCATCAGCGACGAGCAGGACGATGTGGTGCGGATTGTCGGTTATCATCAGGACATGACCGAACTGCACGAGGCGCACCAAAGCCTGCGTGAAGGCCTGGTGCGTCTTTCTTTGGCCTGCCGTCTTGGTTGGCTGGGCGTGTTTGAAATCGCCCGGCTCGAAAGCGGCGAGCTGGACCTCACCGGCAACGATGTTTTTTACGAGCAGTTTGGCATCAACCCCGCAGCCAGCATGGCGGAGAGGCTGGAGCGCATGGGGTCGCGCATTGTGGCCGAAGACCGGCCAAAGTGGCGCAAGCTCTGTTTTCCCTCCTTGTGGACAACCGGCGGTCAGGAGCATCTGGAGCTCAGGGTGGCGCACCCCCGCAAGGGCCTGCGCTGGTACGCCCTGGCATATGAGGTCGTGGGCGTGCCGGGCGTACTGCGCATTACCGGCTATGTCAGCGACGTTACCGAGACGCGCCAGCACGAACGCATCCTGCGCGAGGCCAAGGAAAGCGCCGAGGCCGCCAACGCCGCCAAAAGCATCTTTCTGGCAAACATGAGCCACGAAATACGCACGCCCATGAACGGCATCATGGGCATGGCGCATCTTGTGCTCAATACGCCGCTGAATCCGCAACAGCGCGACTATGTGGAAAAAATCCACTCAACCTGCGAGTCGCTGCTGGACATCATCAACGATCTGCTCGATTTTTCAAAGATCGAGGCCAACCGGCTGGAGCTGGAAAACCTGCCCTTTCAGCCCGGCAAAGAGCTGGAGGCCGTCATGTCGCTGCTGCGGCCCAAGGCCGGGCACAAAGGCAGGGATTTTACGCTTGAGAGTTTTGTCGATCCCAATATTCCCGACTTTCTGTCGGGCGACGCCCTGCGTCTGCGCCAGATACTGCTTAACCTCGGCGGCAACGCGCTGAAGTTTTCAGAGCGGGGCACGGTGCGGCTGGCCCTTGACCTGCAGGAAAATACCGGCGAGAGGGTGCGCGTTGTCTGCACTGTGAGCGACGAGGGTATAGGTATGTCGACCGAAGAGCTTGCCCGCGCGTTTACGCCTTTTTCGCAGGCGGATACGTCCATCACGCGCCGGTTTGGGGGCACGGGGCTTGGGCTTTCGCTGTGCCGCCGCCTGACTGCCCTGATGGGCGGGCGCATCTCGGTTGAGAGCGAGCCAGGCAAGGGCAGCGTTTTTCGGGTGGAGTTGCCCTTTGCCGTGTGCAGCGGCCACCGCGACGACAAGTCGGCCAAAGATTCCGCCAGTACTGATGCCCGGTCTCTGCACGGGCTGCGCGTGCTTGTGGCTGAAGACGGCGACATAAACCGCGAGATAATGGAAGTGCTGCTGGACGGCATGGGCATCGAGTGCGTCTCGGCGGTCAACGGGCGGGAGGCCGTGGACATGTGGGCCGGTCGGCATGCGGAGATAGACATTATCCTTATGGATGTGCAGATGCCGGTCATGGACGGATATTCCGCCACGCGCGCCATACGGGCAAGCGGCCTGCCCGGCGCGGACAGCGTGCCCATCATCGCCATGACGGCCTATGCCATGCGCGGCGACGCCGAGCGCAGCATCCAGGAGGGCATGAACGCCCACCTGACCAAGCCCGTCAACCTTGCGGACCTGACGCGCACGCTCAATCTTTTTAACCCGCGCCCGGCCAACGGGCAGGATGCCGCCGGGGACGCCGCCGGGGACGCCGCCGGAGACGCCGCCGGGGACGCCGCGAAGGGCTGCCGTCTTTCCGGCGATGGCCGCTCGGGCTGCTGA
- the argB gene encoding acetylglutamate kinase: protein MKDATVVIKYGGHAMDNSDLSSAFANDLAQLSAQGMEFVVVHGGGPQISSLLKRLNIESRFVDGLRVTDIATMEAAEMVLCGQVNKAVVNEFAQQGVRAAGISGRDGGLLRASVKNPALGLVGTVDAVDPALPRCLLAGGFVPVVAPVASGPDGEALNINADTAAGALAGALGAEYFVLISDVPGVLDGDGRLIPSLNRREIQTLREAGVITGGMIPKVEACLNALDAGCQRALILDGRSPSSLRRYLLDDAPLGTVVAN, encoded by the coding sequence ATGAAAGATGCCACGGTGGTTATCAAATACGGCGGACACGCCATGGACAATTCCGACCTCAGCTCGGCATTTGCCAACGACCTTGCCCAGCTCTCGGCGCAGGGCATGGAATTTGTGGTGGTGCACGGCGGCGGCCCGCAGATATCGTCGCTGCTCAAACGCCTCAACATCGAAAGCCGCTTTGTGGACGGCCTGCGCGTTACCGACATCGCCACCATGGAAGCCGCAGAAATGGTGTTGTGCGGGCAGGTCAACAAGGCCGTGGTCAACGAATTTGCCCAGCAGGGCGTGCGCGCCGCCGGCATCTCTGGTCGTGACGGCGGGCTGCTGCGGGCGTCTGTAAAAAACCCCGCTCTGGGCCTTGTGGGCACGGTGGATGCCGTCGACCCCGCCCTGCCCCGCTGCCTGCTGGCTGGCGGCTTTGTGCCGGTGGTGGCCCCTGTGGCCTCCGGGCCGGACGGCGAGGCCCTGAACATCAACGCCGACACTGCGGCCGGCGCGCTGGCCGGGGCCCTCGGTGCGGAATATTTTGTGCTGATATCCGACGTGCCCGGCGTGCTGGACGGCGACGGAAGGCTGATACCCAGCCTGAACCGCCGCGAAATCCAGACCCTGCGCGAGGCGGGAGTGATCACCGGGGGTATGATTCCCAAGGTGGAGGCCTGCCTCAACGCCCTGGATGCGGGTTGCCAGCGCGCGCTCATCCTTGATGGCCGCTCGCCCTCAAGCCTGCGCCGCTACCTGCTTGACGACGCGCCACTGGGAACGGTGGTCGCCAACTAG
- a CDS encoding HD domain-containing protein: protein MSESKSNNGDFSAVDMGAERLDRLADFFNEVGMLRHTPRTGYAFLGTGQENVAEHSYRVSVMGYVLARMCGMDPARVTYLCLFHDLHEARTGDLNYVNHRYAQCQARKALEDCVAGTGLEEDVLPLWDELEEESSREALLAHDADQLDLICNLKAELDKGNAFAEQWLESAVKRLRSPAARQVAEAVLRADHNRWWYGQVESEWWVRRGR, encoded by the coding sequence ATGAGCGAATCCAAGAGCAACAACGGCGATTTTTCGGCTGTGGACATGGGTGCCGAGCGGCTTGACCGCTTGGCGGATTTTTTTAACGAAGTCGGCATGCTGCGCCACACGCCGCGCACTGGCTACGCCTTTTTGGGCACCGGGCAGGAGAACGTGGCCGAGCATTCGTACCGGGTGAGCGTCATGGGCTACGTGCTGGCCCGCATGTGCGGTATGGACCCGGCCCGGGTGACGTACCTGTGCCTGTTCCACGACCTGCACGAGGCGCGCACCGGCGATCTCAACTATGTGAACCACCGCTATGCGCAGTGTCAGGCCCGCAAGGCGCTGGAGGATTGCGTGGCGGGCACCGGGCTGGAAGAAGACGTGCTGCCGCTCTGGGACGAGCTGGAAGAAGAATCAAGCCGCGAGGCCCTGCTGGCGCACGATGCCGATCAGCTGGACCTCATCTGCAACCTCAAGGCCGAGCTCGACAAGGGCAATGCTTTTGCGGAACAGTGGCTGGAGAGCGCGGTCAAGCGTCTGCGCAGCCCAGCTGCCCGCCAAGTGGCCGAGGCCGTGCTGCGGGCAGACCACAACCGCTGGTGGTATGGTCAGGTGGAGAGCGAGTGGTGGGTGCGGCGAGGCCGCTGA
- a CDS encoding sigma-54-dependent transcriptional regulator: MLRTMLRSWGYTVEEAADGDEAVSLVREKSFDAVLTDVRMARMDGIHALRNILEYNPALPVVLMTAYSSVETAVEALRLGAYDYLVKPLDFEALRHTLEKAIEHSRLSVENRELRRQLGDAAARPGILGRSAPIRALQEIIATVAPTEATVLISGESGTGKELVARALHCASARAEKPLVTVNCAALAENLLESELFGHEKGSFTGADRRREGRFAQANGGTLFLDEIGEMPLPLQAKLLRALQQGEVQRVGADAAITVDVRVLAATNRDLREEVAQKRFREDLYFRLNVICIEVPPLRDRADDIPVLAAHFLERFASRNRKSVRGFSPQALASMLRYAWPGNVRELENAVERAVILCNGDLITERELPAVVTGPTPAGERQPEMDASLAGLSLDTVERRAIEETLRQTGDNKSEAARQLGITRATLHNKLRKYGLE, translated from the coding sequence ATGCTGCGCACCATGCTGCGCTCGTGGGGATACACGGTGGAAGAAGCCGCCGACGGCGATGAAGCAGTCAGTCTGGTGCGCGAAAAGTCCTTTGACGCTGTGCTGACCGATGTGCGCATGGCGCGTATGGACGGTATCCACGCGCTGCGCAATATTCTGGAGTACAACCCAGCCCTCCCCGTGGTGCTCATGACGGCGTATTCCTCTGTGGAAACAGCCGTGGAGGCCCTGCGTCTCGGTGCATACGATTACCTGGTAAAGCCTCTGGATTTTGAAGCGCTCAGACACACGCTTGAAAAAGCCATAGAACACTCGCGCCTCAGTGTAGAAAACCGCGAGCTGCGCCGCCAGCTCGGCGACGCAGCCGCACGGCCCGGCATCCTTGGCCGAAGCGCCCCCATCCGCGCCCTGCAGGAAATCATCGCCACGGTCGCGCCCACCGAGGCCACAGTGCTGATCTCAGGCGAATCTGGCACGGGCAAGGAGCTGGTGGCCCGCGCCCTGCACTGCGCCAGCGCCAGGGCGGAAAAGCCGCTGGTTACGGTCAACTGCGCCGCGCTGGCCGAAAACCTGCTGGAGTCAGAGCTGTTCGGGCATGAAAAAGGCTCGTTCACCGGCGCGGACCGTCGCCGCGAAGGACGTTTTGCCCAGGCCAACGGAGGCACGCTTTTTCTGGATGAAATCGGCGAAATGCCGCTGCCGCTGCAGGCAAAACTGCTGCGCGCCCTGCAGCAGGGCGAGGTGCAGCGCGTGGGGGCCGACGCCGCCATTACCGTGGACGTGCGCGTGCTGGCCGCCACCAACCGCGACCTGCGGGAGGAGGTGGCCCAAAAGCGCTTTCGCGAAGACCTGTACTTTCGCCTCAACGTCATCTGTATAGAAGTGCCGCCCCTGCGCGACCGCGCCGACGACATCCCCGTGCTTGCCGCACATTTTCTTGAGCGCTTTGCCAGCCGCAACCGCAAAAGCGTGCGCGGTTTTTCGCCCCAGGCGCTGGCCAGCATGCTGCGCTACGCCTGGCCCGGCAACGTGCGCGAGCTCGAAAACGCCGTGGAGCGGGCCGTTATTCTTTGCAACGGCGACCTCATCACCGAGCGCGAGCTGCCCGCTGTGGTCACCGGCCCCACCCCGGCAGGAGAGCGTCAGCCCGAGATGGACGCCTCCCTCGCTGGCCTGTCCCTCGACACAGTGGAGCGCCGCGCCATTGAGGAAACCCTGCGCCAGACCGGCGACAACAAGAGCGAGGCCGCGCGCCAGCTGGGCATTACGCGGGCCACCCTTCATAATAAGCTGCGCAAGTATGGCCTTGAGTGA
- the zraS gene encoding two-component system sensor histidine kinase ZraS produces the protein MNTENTSTDKKGPEPGRCCPLPMAQADTAKIAQAAYVAARTPLGLLLGGAAVVLALMITLLTLISIDRSEAAMARLLAEKGSSLIIAFESILRSGMRSEAGVRLQVLLEEMADSPGIVFVAVTMPDGTIVAHSNPARLGEILHVGGREADDGIMRELAPDMLPHWGIMRMEGRRVFAVYRQFSPGLRDLPRGFPLPVIFLGLDLSPFEITRSQNRDYVAMLAAVTLLVGLACLVALYYAERARESRQRQRMAEGKVRRLEEEVRRKEKLAAVGNLAAGVAHEIRNPLSSIKGYATYFGQRFPDGSEDREAANVMVHEVDRLNRVIMDLIGLSRPSDVSPHPADLKLVIDHVTRLVHQDAEKRGVRIVCRAPKRVPLAMADPERMGQALLNLCLNALDAMPDGGQLTLAIVERKGRVCLMVRDNGTGIEPAQLPHIFDPYYTTKGQGTGLGLAMVHKIIEAHDGEISVASRPAQAARRGETTFSIWLPRAAAGSVAQSRQA, from the coding sequence ATGAATACGGAAAACACCAGTACGGACAAAAAAGGGCCGGAGCCTGGGCGCTGCTGCCCGCTGCCCATGGCTCAGGCTGATACGGCAAAAATAGCGCAGGCGGCCTATGTGGCCGCGCGTACCCCTCTGGGCCTGCTGCTGGGCGGTGCGGCGGTGGTGCTGGCGCTCATGATAACCCTGCTGACGCTTATTTCCATCGACCGAAGCGAGGCGGCCATGGCCCGTCTGCTGGCCGAAAAGGGCTCGTCGCTGATCATTGCTTTTGAAAGCATCCTGCGTTCCGGCATGCGCAGCGAGGCGGGCGTGCGCCTGCAGGTACTGCTGGAAGAAATGGCCGATAGCCCCGGCATTGTCTTTGTGGCCGTGACCATGCCTGACGGAACCATCGTTGCGCACAGCAACCCGGCCCGGCTGGGCGAAATACTGCACGTGGGCGGGCGCGAGGCCGACGACGGCATCATGCGCGAGCTTGCGCCCGACATGCTGCCCCACTGGGGCATCATGCGCATGGAAGGGCGTCGCGTGTTTGCCGTGTACAGGCAGTTTTCGCCCGGGTTGCGCGATCTGCCCCGGGGTTTTCCGCTGCCGGTCATATTTCTGGGTCTTGACCTTTCGCCTTTTGAAATAACCCGCAGCCAGAACCGCGACTACGTTGCCATGCTGGCTGCCGTGACCCTGCTGGTGGGGCTGGCTTGTCTGGTGGCCCTGTATTATGCCGAACGCGCGCGCGAATCGCGTCAGCGTCAGCGCATGGCCGAGGGCAAGGTGCGCAGGCTCGAGGAAGAGGTGCGCCGTAAGGAAAAACTGGCCGCCGTGGGCAATCTGGCCGCAGGCGTGGCGCACGAAATCCGCAATCCCCTGAGTTCCATCAAGGGGTACGCCACCTATTTCGGCCAGCGCTTTCCCGATGGCAGCGAAGACCGCGAGGCCGCCAACGTCATGGTGCACGAGGTTGACCGTCTTAACCGCGTGATTATGGATCTCATAGGTCTTTCGCGACCCAGCGACGTAAGCCCCCACCCGGCTGACCTGAAGCTGGTGATTGACCACGTGACGCGTCTTGTGCATCAGGATGCGGAAAAACGCGGCGTCAGGATTGTCTGCCGCGCGCCCAAGCGCGTGCCGCTGGCCATGGCCGATCCCGAGCGCATGGGGCAGGCCCTGCTGAACCTGTGCCTCAACGCGCTGGACGCCATGCCCGACGGCGGACAGCTCACCCTGGCTATTGTGGAGCGCAAGGGACGCGTGTGCCTGATGGTGCGCGACAACGGCACAGGCATTGAACCGGCCCAGCTGCCGCACATTTTTGATCCATACTATACCACCAAGGGGCAGGGCACGGGCCTTGGCCTGGCCATGGTTCACAAGATTATCGAAGCCCACGACGGCGAGATCAGCGTCGCCTCGCGTCCCGCGCAGGCGGCGCGGCGCGGCGAAACCACGTTCAGCATCTGGCTGCCCCGCGCGGCGGCGGGCAGTGTGGCGCAGAGCAGGCAGGCATAA
- a CDS encoding zinc resistance protein translates to MMKPLLSLCVLASLCLPQPTAADQTDYAEYTPAPGSPAATHAADMRAWLQQLSPPQRAKAQAVIDEYTPKINELRKSILQKKNELAHLSYNQTTSPETLPRLGHELQQLRDELRTLLQRADQRMDAEVGVPLGSPQTRGCSMEYPGLSTSASK, encoded by the coding sequence ATGATGAAACCCCTTCTTTCCCTATGCGTTCTGGCCAGTCTGTGCCTTCCCCAGCCAACGGCGGCGGATCAGACCGACTATGCGGAATATACCCCTGCGCCGGGAAGCCCCGCCGCTACGCACGCAGCTGACATGCGCGCGTGGCTGCAGCAGCTTTCGCCTCCGCAGCGGGCCAAGGCCCAGGCCGTGATTGACGAGTACACTCCCAAAATCAACGAGTTGCGCAAAAGTATCCTGCAGAAAAAAAACGAGCTCGCCCACCTGAGCTACAACCAGACGACCTCGCCCGAAACCCTGCCCCGTCTGGGGCATGAACTGCAGCAGCTGCGGGACGAGCTGCGCACCCTTTTGCAACGAGCAGACCAGCGCATGGACGCCGAGGTGGGCGTTCCGCTGGGCAGCCCGCAAACGCGCGGCTGCAGCATGGAATACCCCGGCCTGTCGACCTCCGCCAGCAAATAA
- a CDS encoding Spy/CpxP family protein refolding chaperone, with the protein MKSKNIAIATILAATLLGSAISVYSQPAPAGDMPEGMREMGGCQGEMPCPGMQGYGMHGMMGRGAYTPEQLQKYDAIVAEFAKQMEPVKDQMFIKRQELRALQNAANPDIAAVRATATEMLQLRKQLGQMHETMTQRLEKEVGKPAAAMPKKDAPTQAKHQHGAAQ; encoded by the coding sequence ATGAAGTCCAAAAACATCGCCATCGCAACCATACTTGCTGCCACCCTGTTGGGAAGCGCCATATCAGTTTACAGTCAGCCGGCCCCTGCGGGCGATATGCCTGAAGGCATGCGGGAAATGGGCGGCTGCCAGGGCGAGATGCCCTGCCCCGGCATGCAGGGTTACGGCATGCACGGCATGATGGGCCGAGGCGCTTACACTCCCGAACAACTGCAAAAATATGATGCCATTGTGGCCGAATTCGCCAAGCAGATGGAACCCGTCAAAGACCAGATGTTTATCAAACGGCAAGAGCTGCGCGCCCTGCAAAATGCGGCCAACCCCGACATAGCGGCGGTGCGCGCCACGGCGACTGAAATGCTGCAGCTCAGAAAGCAGCTTGGTCAGATGCACGAAACCATGACCCAGCGCCTTGAAAAAGAAGTGGGCAAGCCTGCGGCAGCCATGCCGAAAAAGGACGCCCCAACCCAGGCTAAACATCAGCACGGCGCGGCCCAGTAG
- a CDS encoding radical SAM protein yields the protein MSVLPIDFGRLRPRAERPAVVPVFLPFRGCPVRCVFCAQDVQTGLGGASASRGEPGRDGAGGLLRAARHGLRLRHEQGLAPAELAFYGGTFTALPERELADCLDLAREALEQGWIGSFRCSTRPDRVDASMLERLRRAGCGVVELGVQSFDDSALAAARRGYSGQTALAACASVRAAGLKLGVQLLPGMPGHAPRHFAADVPAALGAGADMLRFYPCLVLEGTGLAAMWRDKSYEPWSLEVTLEALAGGWLAAARAGVPVIRMGLAPEPGLAAAVLAGPVDKELGGRVKGRALLLAVRQALDAHAARGDGPVGMFDLRLPRAAQGYFWGAGGELRPAWAALGLRAAVFDKDTEPHILLPPLHA from the coding sequence GTGAGCGTGTTGCCCATCGATTTTGGCCGCCTGCGGCCTCGCGCCGAGCGGCCGGCTGTTGTGCCAGTATTTTTGCCCTTCAGGGGCTGCCCTGTGCGCTGCGTTTTTTGTGCGCAGGACGTGCAGACCGGTCTTGGCGGCGCGTCCGCCTCACGCGGTGAGCCGGGCAGGGATGGGGCGGGCGGTTTGTTGCGCGCTGCCCGGCATGGTTTGCGGCTGCGGCATGAGCAGGGGCTTGCCCCGGCCGAGCTGGCATTTTACGGCGGTACCTTTACCGCTCTGCCGGAGCGGGAGCTGGCCGATTGTCTTGATCTGGCCCGCGAGGCGCTGGAGCAGGGGTGGATAGGCTCGTTCCGGTGTTCGACCAGGCCTGACAGGGTGGACGCCAGTATGCTAGAGCGGCTGCGCCGCGCGGGTTGCGGCGTGGTTGAGCTGGGCGTGCAGAGTTTTGACGACAGCGCCCTTGCTGCGGCGCGCCGGGGTTACAGCGGGCAGACGGCGCTGGCCGCCTGCGCCAGCGTGCGCGCGGCGGGCCTCAAGCTTGGGGTGCAGCTGTTGCCCGGCATGCCTGGCCATGCCCCGCGGCACTTTGCGGCTGATGTGCCCGCAGCTCTGGGTGCAGGTGCGGACATGCTGCGTTTTTATCCCTGCCTGGTGCTGGAAGGAACCGGCCTCGCCGCCATGTGGCGCGATAAAAGTTATGAACCGTGGTCGCTTGAGGTCACGCTTGAGGCTCTAGCCGGGGGCTGGCTTGCCGCCGCGAGGGCTGGCGTGCCCGTGATCCGCATGGGGCTTGCCCCAGAGCCGGGGCTGGCCGCAGCCGTGCTGGCAGGGCCTGTGGATAAGGAGCTGGGCGGCAGGGTCAAGGGGCGCGCCCTGCTGCTGGCCGTGCGGCAGGCGCTTGACGCGCATGCGGCGCGGGGGGACGGCCCCGTGGGGATGTTTGATCTGCGTCTGCCGCGCGCGGCGCAGGGTTACTTTTGGGGGGCTGGCGGCGAGCTGCGCCCGGCCTGGGCGGCTCTTGGCCTGCGGGCTGCTGTTTTTGACAAAGATACCGAACCGCATATTTTGCTGCCGCCGCTTCACGCCTGA
- a CDS encoding integration host factor subunit alpha, which yields MKKTLTKADIVEAIYEETDKNRVDVKNVVEKLLEIMKIAIKKDRALLISGFGKFECYDKASRKGRNPKTDETITLPPRKVMVFRLSRKLRAELNP from the coding sequence ATGAAAAAAACACTGACCAAAGCGGACATCGTGGAGGCCATCTACGAAGAAACGGACAAGAACCGCGTAGATGTAAAAAACGTGGTGGAAAAACTGCTGGAGATCATGAAGATCGCCATCAAAAAGGACCGGGCGCTGCTTATCAGCGGGTTCGGCAAGTTTGAGTGTTACGACAAGGCCTCCCGCAAGGGCCGCAACCCCAAGACAGATGAAACCATCACCCTGCCGCCGCGCAAGGTAATGGTGTTTCGTCTTTCGCGCAAACTTCGCGCGGAGCTGAACCCCTAG
- a CDS encoding MBOAT family O-acyltransferase, which translates to MLFNSYSFLFAFLPLLLVCWRLTQGYGPTGLALVLLAFSVVFYGLWGLPFLILLAVILGMNYAFALALTAPEHEPVQDAASAEATGPEVKAGGACLCGARKQTGCRFGLSRKSLLTLAMVLNLLPLLWFKYSAFLAQNLGALLHAQWHFTPPGLPLGISFYTFIQIAWLVSVYRGQVTPQGFTRHALFSACFPYVISGPIVRYEQMGPQFDALAPATSENLAQGFTLFTIGMVKKVLLADSIAMYADSVFNAAEKAFPLSGAEAWLGSLCYTFQLYFDFSGYTDMAIGLALMLGLKLPENFDSPYKSTGIVDFWRRWHITLSSWLRDFLYIPLGGNRQGRLMQYRNLFLTMLIGGAWHGAGWTFIVWGALHGMMLSINHFFRACIKGKTLERVLALAPFRLCSILFTFFCINLCWVVFRALTIEGAGRMFKAMFTGPFTREAAGLSATTDGLAGFAALAARWLPNNYIQGWIPFALLLTSFAVVWALPNSREMLHGRRDGSHPRLSWRPTAAWATGLAVMAFLTLILVSRKATFLYFQF; encoded by the coding sequence ATGCTTTTTAACTCGTATTCCTTCCTTTTTGCATTTCTCCCCTTGCTGCTGGTTTGCTGGCGACTGACCCAGGGCTACGGCCCCACGGGGCTGGCGCTTGTACTGCTGGCTTTTTCGGTCGTATTTTACGGCCTGTGGGGTCTGCCGTTCCTTATCCTGCTGGCAGTCATACTGGGCATGAACTACGCCTTTGCCCTGGCCCTGACGGCGCCCGAACATGAGCCAGTGCAGGATGCAGCCAGCGCCGAGGCTACCGGGCCGGAAGTCAAAGCCGGGGGAGCATGCCTGTGCGGCGCGCGCAAACAGACCGGCTGCCGGTTTGGCCTGAGCCGCAAGAGCCTGCTGACCCTGGCGATGGTGCTCAACCTGCTGCCCCTGTTGTGGTTTAAATATTCGGCCTTTCTGGCCCAGAACCTGGGCGCGCTTTTGCACGCGCAGTGGCATTTTACCCCTCCGGGGCTGCCTCTGGGCATTTCATTTTATACCTTTATACAGATCGCATGGCTTGTGAGCGTCTATCGCGGGCAGGTAACCCCGCAGGGGTTTACGCGGCACGCGCTGTTTTCGGCCTGCTTTCCTTACGTCATCTCGGGCCCAATCGTGCGCTACGAGCAGATGGGGCCGCAATTTGACGCGCTAGCGCCCGCCACGTCAGAAAACCTGGCGCAGGGCTTTACGCTGTTTACCATCGGCATGGTCAAAAAGGTTCTGCTGGCCGACAGCATCGCCATGTATGCCGACTCTGTTTTCAATGCGGCGGAAAAGGCCTTTCCCCTCAGCGGGGCTGAAGCGTGGCTGGGGTCGCTGTGTTATACCTTCCAGCTGTATTTTGACTTTTCGGGTTATACCGACATGGCCATCGGCCTTGCCCTGATGCTGGGCCTCAAGCTGCCAGAAAACTTTGATTCCCCGTACAAATCCACCGGCATTGTGGATTTTTGGCGGCGCTGGCACATCACGCTCAGCTCGTGGCTGCGCGACTTTTTGTACATCCCCCTGGGCGGCAACCGTCAGGGGCGGCTCATGCAGTACCGCAACCTGTTTCTGACCATGCTTATCGGCGGCGCGTGGCACGGAGCGGGCTGGACATTTATTGTCTGGGGCGCGCTGCACGGCATGATGCTGAGCATCAACCACTTTTTCCGCGCCTGCATCAAGGGCAAAACCCTCGAGCGGGTTCTGGCCCTTGCGCCGTTCAGGCTGTGCTCCATCCTGTTTACGTTCTTTTGCATCAACCTCTGCTGGGTTGTGTTTCGGGCGCTGACCATCGAGGGCGCGGGGCGCATGTTCAAGGCCATGTTCACCGGGCCGTTTACGCGTGAGGCTGCCGGCCTGAGCGCGACAACCGACGGGCTCGCGGGCTTTGCCGCCCTGGCGGCCCGCTGGCTGCCCAACAACTACATTCAGGGCTGGATTCCCTTTGCCCTGCTGCTGACAAGCTTTGCGGTGGTGTGGGCGCTGCCCAACAGCCGCGAGATGCTGCACGGCAGGCGCGACGGCTCACACCCCCGGCTCAGCTGGCGGCCTACAGCCGCCTGGGCTACAGGGCTGGCTGTCATGGCCTTCCTGACCCTGATTCTGGTTTCGCGCAAGGCGACCTTTTTGTACTTCCAATTTTAA